AAGCATACCATTCTACGCCGGTTTTTTGTTCATTATTGGCACGGGAGGCATCTATTAAAAATAGCATAATAATATCTTTGTTTAGTGGTACTGAAAATAAACAAACTTGTTATCAGAATAACCTTTTTAGATACCTTTTGGCAAGAGCTAAATAAAAAACCAACACTCACAATTGAGCGCCGGTTTTTTATTTTTTACTTTTATCTTGTAGCTAAAATGGAACGTTTATAGGCGTCTAAATTTTCCAGAGCAATACCCGCCCCTTTGACCACGCAAAGCACCGGATCGTCGGCTACAAAAGCCGCCACACCAATGGCTTTGGAAAAAAGTTGATCAATATTTCTTAATTGCGATGTTCCGCCGGATAGAACCATGCCTTTATTCATTATATCTGCGGAAAGCTCGGGGGGCGTATCAAACAAAACTTCTTTTAAGGCCGACACCATTCCCAGCAAATCATCTTGGATAGCTTCGGTAATATCGTCAGAAGACAAAACAATAGTGCGAGGCAGACCATTTATCATATCACGACCCTTTACTTCCATGGTCAATTTTTTATCTAAGTACGTTGCTGAACCCACTTCTATTTTAGCTTCTTCAGCCGTACGTTCGCCAATTGCCAAATTATATTTACGGCGTGTAAATTCCTGAATTGATTTATCTAATTTATTGCCACCGATTCTGACTGAGCGGCTACAAACAATGCCACCCAAAGAAAGTACGGCCATTTCCGCTGTGCCGCCACCAATATCAATGATCAAATGACC
This genomic interval from Candidatus Magasanikbacteria bacterium RIFOXYB2_FULL_38_10 contains the following:
- a CDS encoding rod shape-determining protein, which translates into the protein MFLKKLAIDLGTTSILVYVPGRGVVINEPSVVAISKNDNKILAVGIEAHDMLGRTPDTIVASRPLKDGVIADYKATEALLRYFINKALGGVHLFRPEVMVAVPGGITSTERRAVIDATIAAGARAAYIIKEPIVAAIGADIPIGSASGHLIIDIGGGTAEMAVLSLGGIVCSRSVRIGGNKLDKSIQEFTRRKYNLAIGERTAEEAKIEVGSATYLDKKLTMEVKGRDMINGLPRTIVLSSDDITEAIQDDLLGMVSALKEVLFDTPPELSADIMNKGMVLSGGTSQLRNIDQLFSKAIGVAAFVADDPVLCVVKGAGIALENLDAYKRSILATR